A genomic region of uncultured Paludibaculum sp. contains the following coding sequences:
- a CDS encoding isoprenyl transferase produces MKDFLSMQALLQTLKPGSPEWVLARSLDPERLPAHIGVIMDGNGRWANSRRLPRAAGHKAGVEPVRMTVETCARMNVQSLTLYAFSVENWKRPRTEVETLWRLLCYYLKKEVAHLMQNNIRLRAIGRLDELSSEIRKELDSAATTTAGNSGLILNLAINYGGRSEIVDAVNQIVDEARRAGRLDQLKIDEDAISRNLYTAGQPEPDLLIRTSGEMRISNFLLWQIAYAELYVTETYWPDFNRTALLEALAAYQKRDRRFGGIRPAPARVCADDPALEAVSSPTR; encoded by the coding sequence ATGAAGGACTTCTTATCCATGCAGGCGTTACTGCAGACGTTGAAGCCGGGCTCGCCCGAATGGGTGCTCGCCCGGTCGCTGGATCCTGAGCGTCTTCCAGCACATATCGGGGTCATTATGGACGGCAACGGCCGGTGGGCCAACAGCCGGAGACTGCCGCGCGCGGCGGGTCACAAGGCGGGCGTGGAACCGGTGCGGATGACGGTGGAGACGTGTGCGCGGATGAACGTGCAATCCCTCACGTTGTACGCCTTCTCGGTGGAGAACTGGAAACGGCCTCGGACGGAAGTCGAGACGTTGTGGCGTCTGCTCTGCTACTACCTGAAGAAGGAAGTGGCCCACCTGATGCAAAACAACATCCGGCTGCGGGCCATCGGCCGGTTGGACGAGCTTTCAAGCGAAATCCGCAAGGAACTGGACAGCGCGGCGACGACGACTGCTGGAAACAGCGGACTGATTCTCAATCTGGCCATCAACTACGGTGGCCGCAGCGAGATTGTCGACGCGGTGAATCAGATTGTCGACGAGGCCAGACGGGCAGGGCGTCTGGACCAGCTAAAAATAGACGAGGATGCCATCAGCCGGAACCTGTACACGGCCGGGCAGCCTGAACCCGACCTGCTGATCCGCACTTCCGGCGAAATGCGGATTTCGAACTTTCTGCTGTGGCAGATTGCTTACGCCGAGCTCTACGTTACGGAGACTTACTGGCCGGATTTCAATCGGACCGCGCTGCTGGAGGCCCTGGCGGCGTACCAGAAGCGGGACCGCCGCTTTGGAGGGATTCGACCGGCGCCTGCCCGCGTGTGCGCCGACGATCCCGCGTTGGAAGCCGTCAGCTCACCCACCCGATGA
- a CDS encoding HD domain-containing protein yields the protein MDSPLIFFAIQFAAAAHSGQYRKGTRVPYLIHPMRAAATLLDAGCSETLAVAAILHDTVEDCSVTYGQIRSLFGEQVEELVRGASEPDRAATWEERKQHTIDLLRSANEDLLLVAIADKIDNIRSIREDFALRGETAWTRFKRGREQQHWYYESLAGVFLDRLHQEPGARLAALFAAEVRAVFGMEHP from the coding sequence ATGGATTCTCCCCTGATCTTCTTTGCCATTCAGTTTGCGGCGGCGGCGCATTCCGGGCAATATCGCAAAGGCACGAGGGTGCCCTATCTGATCCACCCGATGCGGGCGGCGGCCACCTTGTTGGATGCCGGCTGCAGTGAAACCCTGGCCGTGGCCGCGATCCTGCACGATACGGTGGAAGACTGCTCGGTGACCTACGGCCAGATTCGTTCCCTCTTCGGAGAACAGGTGGAAGAACTGGTGCGGGGCGCCAGCGAGCCGGATAGAGCGGCCACGTGGGAGGAGCGCAAGCAGCACACCATCGACCTGCTGCGATCGGCCAACGAGGACCTGCTGCTGGTGGCGATCGCCGACAAGATCGACAACATTCGTTCGATTCGCGAGGATTTCGCACTGCGCGGGGAGACCGCATGGACTCGATTTAAGCGCGGTCGCGAACAACAGCACTGGTATTACGAATCACTGGCAGGGGTGTTCCTTGACCGGCTCCACCAAGAGCCCGGGGCCCGGCTTGCCGCTTTGTTCGCCGCCGAAGTACGTGCTGTATTCGGCATGGAGCATCCCTAG
- a CDS encoding phosphatidate cytidylyltransferase encodes MKRLLTGLVITPFFFYAVVFAPDWFFLGVLATVGCLCFYEYQGIVAAHFPESGSDPRHSPIGYLAGLLLLVLPSGESLYLTLFALLAWILAMRVRTLPRVLPIAAMTVFGVLYVFGAWRCGVFLHARSPWWMLFAVAINWVGDTFAFYFGKNFGRHKLAPSISPGKSWEGTVASTVSAMALGALFLHWKFPEIGLGPGLLLCTAANVAGQVGDLCESAIKRGAGVKDSGNLLPGHGGWLDRVDSSLFSVPVVYWLLQQRWILP; translated from the coding sequence ATGAAGCGGCTTCTTACCGGACTGGTCATCACCCCATTCTTCTTCTATGCCGTCGTCTTCGCGCCCGACTGGTTCTTTCTGGGCGTTCTGGCGACGGTCGGCTGCCTGTGCTTTTACGAGTATCAAGGCATCGTTGCGGCGCATTTCCCGGAGTCGGGTTCTGATCCGCGACACAGCCCGATCGGCTACCTGGCTGGCCTGCTGCTGCTGGTGCTGCCTAGCGGCGAATCGCTGTACCTGACGCTGTTTGCCCTGCTGGCCTGGATCCTGGCCATGAGGGTGAGGACCTTGCCGCGTGTGCTGCCAATTGCCGCGATGACGGTGTTTGGCGTGCTCTACGTATTCGGAGCATGGCGGTGCGGCGTGTTCCTGCACGCGCGCAGTCCGTGGTGGATGCTGTTTGCGGTGGCCATCAACTGGGTAGGCGACACGTTTGCTTTCTACTTCGGCAAGAACTTCGGCCGCCATAAACTGGCACCGTCGATCAGTCCAGGAAAGTCGTGGGAAGGGACCGTGGCTTCGACCGTATCCGCCATGGCATTGGGTGCGCTGTTCCTGCATTGGAAGTTCCCCGAGATCGGGCTGGGCCCAGGCCTGCTACTGTGCACGGCGGCCAATGTGGCGGGGCAGGTGGGCGACCTGTGTGAATCGGCCATCAAGCGCGGCGCGGGCGTGAAGGACAGCGGCAATCTGCTGCCCGGGCACGGCGGCTGGTTGGACCGCGTGGACTCCAGCCTGTTCTCTGTTCCTGTGGTTTACTGGTTGTTACAGCAGCGATGGATTCTCCCCTGA